In Parabacteroides timonensis, the genomic stretch TCCGTCTTCCACTTTCCAACCATGATCCGGGAAAGCCTCTTTGTGAGCTCCACGCCATCCGTCGGTTGTTTTTCCATCGAACATCAAATTCCATCCATCCGCTTTTTCTGCATCTGTCAGGTAATTGGGAATGCGATTCACTTCCGGAGCTAAAGTACCCTGCATACGCTCTGCTTCCAGGTTTTCCGTTTTGATACGTATATTACGCCATTTGATCTCTTTTCCTTCCAGTTCCGTATTCTTACCGATACCATGTACCTGAAAAGCAATAAAGCCTTTAGCCGTTTCATCATCATACAGGTTAGCCGTGTTGACACCATTCAACCAGATACGGATATTATTGCCGATCGCTTCGATACGATATTTGTTCCAGTCTGTCTTTTTGTAAGCGGCCTGTCCCGGTTTGTTATCGACTAATGTCACAAGCCAGCCACGACGCGCCTCATCATACACACCACCACTCCAAGCTCTGTCTGACGGATCCATTTCACACTGGTAACCATGCACACGTCCGTTCTGATAGTCCGGGCGGCTCTCGCTGCGGAACTGTACTCCCGAATTCAAAGAAGGATCGCATAAGGCTTCAAACTCCAGGATAAAATCACCATATTCCTGTTCGGTAGCCATAAAGCTATTCGGCTGCCCCGTTACCGAAGTACCTACCAGGCAACCATCCTCCACCCGATAAGGAGCTTCTCCATTTAACTGTTTGAAACCGGTAAGATCTTTACCATTGAATAACTGTTGCCAACCGTCATTCGACTGACAGGAACAAAGCAGCACAAGAGATAAGGCTGCCAATTTCAAAGTTGCTTTCATTCTGTTTTCCTTTTAGTATTATAAGTAAGTAAATGTTTTTCCGGTATACGAACACCCGTGTGTACGGGCACAAATATAGAAATTAATTTATAATGTACCAGCAAATGCATAGCTATTTTAATAAAAAGGAATCCTTATCAAAGAAATAGGTGTATCTTTGTATGCAAAATGTAATCAATAAAGGTATTTCTATGAAACTGAAAACGGCTCTCTTTGACTTTGACGGTGTGATAGTCGACACTGAACCAATTTATGATATTTTCTGGAATGAAGCAGGCGTCCGCTACGGAACAGGTATCGACAACTTCGCCGCTGTGATCAAAGGCACTACCCTCCCCTACATAATGGATAAGTATTTTTCCGATCGTCCGGAAGAATTCCGTCAGATGGTAATAAAAGAATCGACCGAATACGAAAGTACAATGCCCCTACCGGCTATGCCCGGTTCTCTCGAATTCCTGCACTTGCTGAAAAAGAACGGTGTGCAGATAGGTCTGGTCACCAGTTCCGATAATTCAAAAGTAGAACGTGCTTTTAAATTACATCACCTGGACAACCTGTTCGACACGATCGTAACAGCCGACCGTATCACAAAAGGCAAACCCGATCCGATGTGTTATCTGTTGGCAGCAAACGACCTGAACGTTTCTTCAGCCGACTGCATCGTATTCGAAGACTCTTTTGCCGGCATACAAGCCGGAACAGCGGCCGGTATGCGGGTAATCGGATTAAGCACTACCAATCCGGAAGAAACCCTCAGAGATAAGGTATATGAAGTGATACCGAACTTCGAGAAGATCACTTTCGAGGATTATATGAAATGGTAAAAATGACTTTTACTATTCGATGAGACAAAGAAACCGAGAGACAGAATATTTTCTGACACCCGGTTTCTTTACATTACTTGCTACTTTTTCCTGAAAAGCATCAACTAACCTTGACCAGACCGATTCCATAGAAACCATCCTACTGCTTAGAATTATATTTAAACCTTTTCTTATATCGAATATACTTACGTCTTAAAAAAACCATAAGCAAGTATATATTTGCAAGCAAACTAGCCCAAAAAGGAGATTGAAAGAAAACGCTTGTAATGAAATAGAAATCTTTTCTTTTCCTCCACAGAAATTTCTTTTGCTCTTCTTTACTCCAATAATAATCATACAAAATTGTTCTTACTTCCGTTTCTTTATGGCTAATACAATTCAGAAAAAAATAATAGAACTTCAAATAAAGTTCGTCTTTAATAGACTGATTATAGGTATATATATCCAATAGAGAGTAGATATACTTCACCATATCAAGCTTAAGCATTCTGACTTTTTTCGCATCCTGATTTGTTATAGATCCTGACCGTGAAACATAATTATACAAACGGATATCAATAACTATCGTTTTTTTTACTTTCAAACATATTTGCATGTTGAAAAACAAATCTTCCCCGATGGAAATAGGATGATAAATAACATCATCAAATAATGATTTTCGCATCAATTTACCCCAAATAAACCATTTCTTATGATGGAGTATACAATACAGCAGTTCCTGACCATACAATCCATCCAACTCACTATTACTTTTTACCTTCTCTTTAAAGATATAACCATTATCCTCAGTGACATAATAAAAATTGCATTCTACATAATCAGATCCACTTTTTACTATTGCATTATACAATTCTTCTATTGCATTTGTTTCCAGATAGTCATCACCATCTAAATGAAATACATATTCACCACGGGCTATATCTAATCCAGATTTACGAGCATAAACCAATCCTTGATTTTCTTTTGTTATTACTCTGATACGACTATCTTTCTCTGCATATTTTTTAATAATATGGGGAGATTCGTCGGTTGATCCATCATTAACAACAATGATCTCCAGATCATGAAAAGTCTGACTGACACAAGATAATAAACAAGTATCAAGATAGGAAGCTACATTATACACCGGTATAATAATTGAAACTTTTACATCCATTTGTTCTATAATTTATTATTAATTCATTATTACTTAACTATACTTACCGGCAATTATAAACATCACTCAGATGCTTCTTGATTTTCTCCCTATCCCCACCACAGACGCGCTTTATTTCAAAGATTTTACTATCCACCAATGTCCTATACCACCACCCTTGCAGGAAATGCCATAAAAAACCTTCTTGACCTTCCAGAAAACCACCTTTAAGAAAATAACGATAACAGAAATAAATAAATGCACGCCAGAAAAGAGGCATACGCACATAACGATGTTTTATTTGCCTTTTATCCATAGCCTGAGCTGTTAATTGTTTTTGATCATCAGACCGAGATACACCGTATAAATCCAACTCGATATCCAATAAATCTGCAGCTTCACGAACTGCATAACCTACATGCTTATTGCAAAACCATGACAGGTTATTCAAATTATGATCTACAAAATCTCCTTCAAAATTGACTGTTGTTCCGTCCAATAACTGAATATGTTCATCCATCAGTCGTTGCTCACAAATAGCTTTACCATAGTGAAACATACGAAGCAAATAAACGGGATAAATTCCTCGTTTCATCCATTTCCCCAAAAAGTAGTGACGTCGTTTAAAAACAATACCTGATATATTCTCCGGTAAAAATGGAACTTTCTCTGATAACTCCTTTATCAATGCGGGTAGTAAATATTCATCCGCATCCAACCGAAGTACCCATTTCGTTCGGATCGGAGCATGTTCCAATGCCCAGTTGAATTGCTTCGCATAATTATTCTCCCATTTATTTTGAAAGATCACAGCACCATACTCCTTTGCAATCTCCAACGTACGATCCGTTGAAAAAGAATCTATTACATAGATATCCAGCGCCAAATTCTTTAGATTTTCTAAACAACGACGAATATGAATTTCTTCATTATAAGTCAAAATAATCACTGATAAGTCTAGCATATCTCATTCATTATTCGTTTCCTTATATACTTGGCCGGATTTCCTCCGACAATAGTCCATGCCTCCACATCTTTGGTAACTACACTTCCAGCACCGACAACAGCACCTTCTCCAATAGTAAGACCTGGTAATATCAATGCTTTGGCTCCGATAAAAACATAAGGTTCTATATCTATTCGTCCTACCATCAGAGGGAGTCTTAACGTTGACAAATCATGTGTGCCATTACAGATATAAGAATACTGGGACAAAACGGAATATTCACCGAAACAGACAGGTCCCAAATTATAGACTTCTGAGTTGGGACCGAGACAAGCTCCTTCCTTCATTTCCAAATGCCAAGGGACATATATACGAGCCGAAGAAAAAATAAAAACCTTTTTTACTTTTGCTCCAAATATCCGAAGCCAAAAAAGTCGCCAGAAATTTAGTTTCTTCGGAGTCCAACGACATAATAATAACCAGGTAAAATGCCACAGACGTATCCCTAATGCCTCTTTTACAGACCAAGAGGTAGTAGCCGAATCTTTTTGGAACTCAATTTTCAGCCAAACCTTCCCCATCACACAATATCATAAACAAGTCCAAAAAACGATCTGCTATACAAGGACAAGAAAATTGCTTGGCTGTTTCCGCTGCATATAAGCCTAATTTACGACGCTTGGAAGCATTTTCTATCAGATCCTCCAACGCGGCTTTTAAGTTCTCAACAGCATTTTCTTTTACATTAAATCTTATGCCATTCTTTTCATGAAACACATAATCGTCGAAACAGGGGATATCCGATACAATAACCGGTAATCCCAACGCCATAGCTTCCAAAGGAGCACAAGGCATCGCATCACCTGTTGTCGGAAGCGGAGGATAACAATATATATGTGCAGTCCGCATATATTGAGCTAACAAAGTCGGATCAGATATTTCTCCTACAAAATCCAACTCAAAGTTTTTTACATACTTTTTTAATTCATTACAATATTCCTTTCCTCCTCCACCTCTCCGTATATCATTGGTTCCAATTAAAGATAATTTTATCTTTTTCTCAACCGATAATGAAGAAAGAGCTTTTACCAGGTTAAACAGTCCTTTTTCCGGATGTAATCGTCCGGTATAAACTACATGCACAGTGTCTTCTATATCTCCGATAGATGTATAATAATAAATATTTTGATTTACAGGATTATTTATTACGCACACATTTTGTAGTCGCGGAGCTTGTTTTATCACTGCTTCACCAATCATTGAACCACATGCCACTAATTTATCGACATTGGACAGATATTTAAATTGATTCTTAGGAAAACGAGCAACATTATAGATTGAAACCTTATACTTTTTTTTAAAAAATCTACATAAGAAAGGGGTCCAGAAGGTATTCATTACCAATATATCTGTTTTTTCAATTCTCATAAGAGAATTAATTGAATACAGAAAATCAAATATCAAGTCCAAATACACAGATCTTTTTCTTTTGTAACCTTTGATATAAATATTATTTATTCCATTTTTATCTAATAGATTATTTGTATATCCCTCGTGCTCTGGTCGTTTTGAAATAATTTTCACTTGATTTCCTTTATTTACAAATTCTATCGATAGATCGTACCAGATTTTCTCTACTGCACCAATCCCTAGAGGAGGTACATATCCAAAAGGAGAGGTTATTATTGTTATTTTCATACTCATTTGTTTTTGTTTATCTAAGTTATTTCCAACAAAACGGATAGATTATCATTCTCCATTTTCAAGAGACTTTGAGTATATTTTCCGGCTGCTTTCTTTTTAAGCAGAATATCTTCATCAGAAAGATTTTCCAGAAAAACGGCTATATTTTCTTTTACATTTTCAGAATTTGAAACCAGCCAAATCGCATCACTAAACATATAAGCACCTTCTGATTCCTCATTTGCATTATATAAAACAGGTATCCCGGAACATATCGCACTAACCACTTTCGAAGGCACACAAACATGATTCCAGGAAGGAAGTAAGGAAGCCACACATATATCTACAAACTGTAATTCTACCGGAGCAATATAATCAAGTACAATTACCGATTCAGACATGGCCGCCTCTTTCAAGATCCGTTGTGCCTTTGCCCCATATAAACGAAGTAAAAACAAATATTTTTTAGGATTTAACTGCTTAATTAACTCCAAAAGAAATATATCATTATGAGCTTCTCCTATATTCCCTGCATAACAAAAAACAATCTTATCCTGATTATCTTTTCGCCAAAAAGGGATATTCGCTCTTTCGATAGAACATATCCCACAAGGCAACACTATATGAGGAATAGAAGATTTGTTATATTGCCGGCACAAATAACGATATTGTTGCTCGCCTAATGTTATTAAGAAGTCAGGAACATGATCATAAATTAAAGAAGCTATTCCCCGGTAAACAGGATTTTTACATGACACGAGGCCAGCAGAAACAAATGCTTCAGGATATAAATCCATTGTCCAAAAAACTAATTGACTTCGATAAAACGGACGGAATAAAATAGCCCAAGCATTGATCAAAGAAGGATCGGTCAGTACCACTTTCAATTGATGGCGCGGCAACAACATTGAATAAGTTATTAATCGGAAACCATCCACCAGATTACCAAATAAACGAAGCCATTTATTAACACCACTATAAAAATCCGGCAATTCGATCGTCCGATAAGGTAATTTCTCATCTTGCCCAGAAATCTGTCCTTTATAAGAAGCATCAATAGAAAGTACAATCACATCGACTCCGTTTTTCCATAAAAAATCCGCAAGTTTACGAATCGGACGTCCGGTAGCCGAAGGATGTAATGCGCCGTATTTATTGATAATTACGACTCTTTTTCGCATGTATATTCTTATAATTACAGGTTAACATTTTTTCTCATTCCCCTTAAGCGTAATACTCCTATAGCTCTTAATAAACTTCTTTTTCTATTTCTCAACAAATAACAGAAACGATCGATTAACGGCAAGTCAATTCCCCCCACAGGGTATTCTAATTCAGAGGCAACCTCACTTTCTATTTCTCCACATTCCGACTTACCGACTGCAAATGTTGGATAAATACCCTCAACCAAAATTCCTTTCTCATTCATATATTCATAATCATCTGCATAGATCGAAGCTTTGGGAGTCGCTAATAAAATGTGTGCCGCTTGTCTATTTATCAAATAAGCACACGTACCACAAGCTCTCCATATTCTGAAGATAGAATAGTTATCAATTTTGTATCGTGCGCGAGGGTAGTAATGTGAATGTCTGGCAAGAGTGACGACACAAGCTTCTTTTTCCTCTGATATTCTTTTTACTATCTCAGACAATACAAATTCCATACGAGCTGAATCCCAAAAACGAACATCATCTTCGAGTATTAAAGCATATTGTTCTTCCGAAATCAATAACCTCCGGTAACATTCTCTATGACTTAAAGTACAGCCTATTTCTGTAAGCATAGGTTCACGCAAATACCTACTTTTAAACCGTTTACATTCAAAAAGGCCCTCTATTTCCTCTACAGACATTTTTTTACCGTAAACAGCATTCACTAACTCTACATCCATACAAGGATATTTTGCTGTTTCAGCTATCACATATTCTCTTCTATCTTTCGACACCTCGAGATTAATAACGAATGTTTTTATTTTCATGATAAGATTAGTTGTTATTGATATCCATAATAATTTTCACCATATCCAGAACCATAATACCCGTAGCCATACCCATAACCAGCATGTTTATAACGGGCATCATTCAATAATACAGACATATGCGGTAACTTACCTCCAGTATATAAATTCTCCACATCCGGCAACCGTCGACGATCCATTAATCCTTCACGTACGACATAAATACAGAGGTCGACAACACGGCTGACAATTTGTGCATCGGCCACCATGCCGTAAGGAACCGTATCGATAATGATATAGTCATACCGATCTCTCAACACCCCAATCAATTTATCCAAAGACAGCCCCAGCAATAACTCTGCGGGGTTGGGAGGTACAGGGCCGGAAGCAATCACGTCCAGTTCTTCAAATCCGATATGGGGATGTATCAATTGTGTCGGGTCCGTTAT encodes the following:
- a CDS encoding 3-keto-disaccharide hydrolase gives rise to the protein MKATLKLAALSLVLLCSCQSNDGWQQLFNGKDLTGFKQLNGEAPYRVEDGCLVGTSVTGQPNSFMATEQEYGDFILEFEALCDPSLNSGVQFRSESRPDYQNGRVHGYQCEMDPSDRAWSGGVYDEARRGWLVTLVDNKPGQAAYKKTDWNKYRIEAIGNNIRIWLNGVNTANLYDDETAKGFIAFQVHGIGKNTELEGKEIKWRNIRIKTENLEAERMQGTLAPEVNRIPNYLTDAEKADGWNLMFDGKTTDGWRGAHKEAFPDHGWKVEDGQLIVLKSGGGESTNGGDIVSDKEYAAFELSVEFKITPGANSGIKYFVTEAEKQSGSAYGLEYQILDDKLHPDAKLYTTFPGSRTLASLYDMMPAQNKRFNGVGNWNQAVLKVFPNNHVEHWLNGFKTLEYERGSDAFRELVKGSKYAAPSYNEAGRFGEAPKGHILLQDHGDEVAFRSIKIKELK
- a CDS encoding HAD family hydrolase, translated to MKLKTALFDFDGVIVDTEPIYDIFWNEAGVRYGTGIDNFAAVIKGTTLPYIMDKYFSDRPEEFRQMVIKESTEYESTMPLPAMPGSLEFLHLLKKNGVQIGLVTSSDNSKVERAFKLHHLDNLFDTIVTADRITKGKPDPMCYLLAANDLNVSSADCIVFEDSFAGIQAGTAAGMRVIGLSTTNPEETLRDKVYEVIPNFEKITFEDYMKW
- a CDS encoding glycosyltransferase family 2 protein — its product is MDVKVSIIIPVYNVASYLDTCLLSCVSQTFHDLEIIVVNDGSTDESPHIIKKYAEKDSRIRVITKENQGLVYARKSGLDIARGEYVFHLDGDDYLETNAIEELYNAIVKSGSDYVECNFYYVTEDNGYIFKEKVKSNSELDGLYGQELLYCILHHKKWFIWGKLMRKSLFDDVIYHPISIGEDLFFNMQICLKVKKTIVIDIRLYNYVSRSGSITNQDAKKVRMLKLDMVKYIYSLLDIYTYNQSIKDELYLKFYYFFLNCISHKETEVRTILYDYYWSKEEQKKFLWRKRKDFYFITSVFFQSPFWASLLANIYLLMVFLRRKYIRYKKRFKYNSKQ
- a CDS encoding glycosyltransferase family 2 protein yields the protein MLDLSVIILTYNEEIHIRRCLENLKNLALDIYVIDSFSTDRTLEIAKEYGAVIFQNKWENNYAKQFNWALEHAPIRTKWVLRLDADEYLLPALIKELSEKVPFLPENISGIVFKRRHYFLGKWMKRGIYPVYLLRMFHYGKAICEQRLMDEHIQLLDGTTVNFEGDFVDHNLNNLSWFCNKHVGYAVREAADLLDIELDLYGVSRSDDQKQLTAQAMDKRQIKHRYVRMPLFWRAFIYFCYRYFLKGGFLEGQEGFLWHFLQGWWYRTLVDSKIFEIKRVCGGDREKIKKHLSDVYNCR
- a CDS encoding glycosyltransferase family 4 protein, with translation MKITIITSPFGYVPPLGIGAVEKIWYDLSIEFVNKGNQVKIISKRPEHEGYTNNLLDKNGINNIYIKGYKRKRSVYLDLIFDFLYSINSLMRIEKTDILVMNTFWTPFLCRFFKKKYKVSIYNVARFPKNQFKYLSNVDKLVACGSMIGEAVIKQAPRLQNVCVINNPVNQNIYYYTSIGDIEDTVHVVYTGRLHPEKGLFNLVKALSSLSVEKKIKLSLIGTNDIRRGGGGKEYCNELKKYVKNFELDFVGEISDPTLLAQYMRTAHIYCYPPLPTTGDAMPCAPLEAMALGLPVIVSDIPCFDDYVFHEKNGIRFNVKENAVENLKAALEDLIENASKRRKLGLYAAETAKQFSCPCIADRFLDLFMILCDGEGLAEN
- a CDS encoding glycosyltransferase family 4 protein; the encoded protein is MIVLSIDASYKGQISGQDEKLPYRTIELPDFYSGVNKWLRLFGNLVDGFRLITYSMLLPRHQLKVVLTDPSLINAWAILFRPFYRSQLVFWTMDLYPEAFVSAGLVSCKNPVYRGIASLIYDHVPDFLITLGEQQYRYLCRQYNKSSIPHIVLPCGICSIERANIPFWRKDNQDKIVFCYAGNIGEAHNDIFLLELIKQLNPKKYLFLLRLYGAKAQRILKEAAMSESVIVLDYIAPVELQFVDICVASLLPSWNHVCVPSKVVSAICSGIPVLYNANEESEGAYMFSDAIWLVSNSENVKENIAVFLENLSDEDILLKKKAAGKYTQSLLKMENDNLSVLLEIT
- a CDS encoding glycosyltransferase family 25 protein, with translation MKIKTFVINLEVSKDRREYVIAETAKYPCMDVELVNAVYGKKMSVEEIEGLFECKRFKSRYLREPMLTEIGCTLSHRECYRRLLISEEQYALILEDDVRFWDSARMEFVLSEIVKRISEEKEACVVTLARHSHYYPRARYKIDNYSIFRIWRACGTCAYLINRQAAHILLATPKASIYADDYEYMNEKGILVEGIYPTFAVGKSECGEIESEVASELEYPVGGIDLPLIDRFCYLLRNRKRSLLRAIGVLRLRGMRKNVNL